GAAACAGGGCCGTGATTGCTGTTGTTTATCTGCTGCTGGTTTTGGGTTGATAGCGGTTTCGTTGTCACCTTTTTCAAAGAAAACCTTGGTCTTTAACCGGACCTTTAAAAAGAGGAGCCAATACCTTTTTGTTCATACCGAAATTACAGTACGTTATTTCTCGATAGTTTCATCATCAAGCGTTCCAGAGATTTCTCCTTTCCAAATGAAGAATCCAAAACAGCCACTAACGAATCCGATAAAGGAAAATAGGTTGGACCGTCCGGTAAACTTACCCGGGACTATATCCAATGCTGGGAAAAACGGAGCGGCATAAAACATAATGAATGCCAGTAATATGAGTGCCATTGAGGATTTGGGGACTTTTTCATTCACTGACTTACATTCTTCATGCATCGCTAGAAGCACTAGAAAGGCTAATGCGAGGTAGAACACGTAGAAGTCTATCCAGCCAAAAAACCTTGGATATACCAAACAAATCACGCCGACACATAACGCCTCAGCCCACAAAATCCTGTGTTTGCTTATCATCAGTCGGCGTTAACCTCGTTTTCACAGCGCAAGTGCAAGTGCAAAGAAGATAGCATCCCCGTAAACCAAGCTAACGACATTACCGCTTTGTTGAGTCTACGACGGTAATTAAGAAGGAAATTTAGATTTTCCTGACACTTTTGTCTCATGCTCACAGGATAATGAGACTTAAGGGTCACCTTTGCTTAGGCTGGAATAAGAAGACGGAGAGCCAAATGAAGTCACTTTTCTGGTTATCACAAGCGATGCTGCTCTGCTCCATTCTTTACTACTCGCCACTGCTGTCACCCGTTATCTCCTATGGCTGGAATATGGAAGAGTGGTCGGTTCGTTATGGTCAATACAGAGACTGTATTAGTCGCAAGCGACCGGACGGAAGTACCCCCAAAAATCTTAGATGGTCTTGTAATCAAGAAGCATACGGGCTTCTGTCTTTTGAGCTTCCAGAAGGCAAGCATGAAGAAATCATCGACTACAATATTGCAACGTTTGGCAAAAATTCACGGCCATTGATTTGACCGACCTCAATTCAAACGATGTCAAGAAGACGCTCAGAAGAACAAGCGTGGTCTATGGGCTGAAGAAGACCCTGTAGCGCCATGGGGTTGGAGGAGACGTTAGAAACAGGGCCGTGATTGCTGTTGTTTCTTGGTAGATAAATTGGAGACTGATCTGACGTACACGTATTCTCAGCATACGCAGTGGAAGCTTTGACTTTAACGATTACACTTTATAGTCATGCGGCGACAACCGGGAGAGACTTCATATGAAATTTGTAACAACCCTGATCACCTTGCTAATAACACTTTGTTCATCGTTAACTGTTTGGGCAGATGCCGCCGAAAGTGCGACGGCAATTGGTGAGAAACCCTTTGTTCTGATTGCTAGACTTCATGCATTGCCAAATGCGTCGGGAGAGGTGCTTAGGCTCTCTGAGGCTGCTGACGAGGCGGTCAAAGCATCTGAACCGGGCATGCTCCTTCATACCTTTGATCAAGACCCAAGCGACCCACTAGGATTTGTCTGGACTGAGGTTTATGCGAATAGTGCTGCCCTTATATTTCACCTAGAAAACCCTCCGCTACAAAAGTATCTAACTGAAGTAAGTCCACTGTTGGATAACTTCACGGTTGAGCTGTATGGCGAAGTTTCTGCTGAGGCCGTCAATATGCTTAGATCAACAGGTACGCCCACATCACATTTTCAGAGCAAATTTGGATATGTGAGAGACCTGACACCCTAAGCTTTAAGTGCGGCTAGCGCAGCACGAGTTTAAGAAGAGCAAGCGTGGTCTATGGGCTGAGGAAGACCCTTTAGCGCCATGGGACTGGAGGAGACGATAACGCTGGTCAGTTGGGCGACTCTTGTCACTGTCGCAGTAGTTACCCGCCAGATACATCAGAAGCCAATTTGAAAAAGTAGGTCTTTAGAGACAGGGCCGTGATGGCTGTTGTTTGAATGCTGCTGGTTCTGAGCTTCCGTCATACGCGCATCATAGGCATTGCGATGTGCCTTCATGTACTCAAGTTTCAGTTCAGACAGGCTTATCAGTCCACTATGAAACCCTGCAGCCATAAACCCATTGAGCCAACGACGGTCTACTTGGGTGAC
The Candidatus Paraluminiphilus aquimaris genome window above contains:
- a CDS encoding putative quinol monooxygenase encodes the protein MKFVTTLITLLITLCSSLTVWADAAESATAIGEKPFVLIARLHALPNASGEVLRLSEAADEAVKASEPGMLLHTFDQDPSDPLGFVWTEVYANSAALIFHLENPPLQKYLTEVSPLLDNFTVELYGEVSAEAVNMLRSTGTPTSHFQSKFGYVRDLTP